The nucleotide sequence GAGCGCGGGGTGGCCGGCGTAGCGACGGGCCAGGAGCTCGACGAGGGCGAGGCTGCGGCGCCGGTAGTCGGGGCTCGACGGGCACCACGTCTGCCGGCTGCCGTGCGAGAGCCGCGTCCCGTCGCGCGTCACGGGCATGGCGTCCGGGTGGAGGCGGGCGAACCACGGCGGTGGGGCGGCGGTCGCGGTGGCGAGGTCGACGGCGATGCCCGCGTCGTGCAGCCGGTCGAGGACCCGGTCCAGCCACGCCGTCTCGTACCGCCCGGGCTCCGGCTCGAGGAGCGCCCACGAGAAGACGCCGACGGTCGCGAAGCCCACGCCGCACTCCCGCATGCGGGCGACGTCGTCGTCGAGGGTCGCGTCGGGCCACTGCTCGGGGTTGTAGTCCCCGCCGAGTACGACCCGGTCAGACGGCCATGTCCGCATGAGCCGACACTCTGGCCCGATGAGGCTGTTGAGTCAACATAATCCGACATAACGAGGTGGTGGCCGCCGCTTCGTCACGAGCGCGTAACGGTCGACCTCGTGGCGCGACGGAGCCCTTGACAGCCGCGGGTAGCGCTGTTTAGGTCACGACATCCGATGTGGAGTTGTGTTCGAACCTGGGTGAACTCGTGCAGACGCGATGTGGCGTCGGCGCGGCCCGGGTGAGGACCCGCTCAGTGCCGAGTGATCCAGGAGGGCCCCGTGGCTCAGCGTCTTGCGTCCCCATCCCTGTCCGGCTTCGCGCGCCGCAGCTCGGGCCTCGTCGTCCCCCGCCGGGCCGTGCTCGCCGGCGCCGGCGCTGCGGGCGCCATGGGCGTCCTCGCCGCGTGCGGCGGCGACGAGGAGTCGTCCGGCTCCGCGAGCGGCGGCGCCGCGGCGAGCGGCTCGACGAGCCTCGGCTCGAACCGCGGTGACGAGGTCCCCCGCGCGGCGGAGGACGAGATGATCGCCGCCTTCGAGGAGGAGTCCGGCATCACGGTCGAGACGAACGTCGTCGACAACGAGTCGTTCCAGGAGTCGATCAACAGCTACCTCCAGGGCAACCCGCAGGACGTCTTCACGTGGTTCGCCGGCTTCCGGGCCCGCTTCTTCGACGACCAGGGCTTCATCGGCGACATCAGCGACGTGTGGGAGGACATCGGCAGCGGCTTCACCGACGCTTTCCGTGAGGCCTCGAGCAACGGCGACCGGCAGATCTTCGTCCCGCTCTACAACTACCCGTGGGCCGTCTTCTACCGGAAGAGCGTCTTCGAGGAGAACGGCTGGGCGATCCCCGAGACCCTCGACGACTTCGTCGCCCTCTGCGAGGAGATCCAGGGCGCCGGCCTCACGCCCGTCGCGCTCGGCGACCAGGACGGCTGGCCCGCGATGGGGACGTTCGACATCCTCAACATGCGGATCAACGGGTACGACTACCACATCGACCTCAT is from Aquipuribacter nitratireducens and encodes:
- a CDS encoding ABC transporter substrate-binding protein, giving the protein MAQRLASPSLSGFARRSSGLVVPRRAVLAGAGAAGAMGVLAACGGDEESSGSASGGAAASGSTSLGSNRGDEVPRAAEDEMIAAFEEESGITVETNVVDNESFQESINSYLQGNPQDVFTWFAGFRARFFDDQGFIGDISDVWEDIGSGFTDAFREASSNGDRQIFVPLYNYPWAVFYRKSVFEENGWAIPETLDDFVALCEEIQGAGLTPVALGDQDGWPAMGTFDILNMRINGYDYHIDLMAGNQDWDSGEVRAVFEQWAELLPYHQADPNGRTWQDAAASLVQGESAMYVLGMFVGEQFPEEEREDLDFFTFPEIDPEIGSGALDAPIDGYMMTANPENEEAAKEFLRFLGSAQAGEIFVASSPNSIAAHSDADTSGYNSLQQKAVDLISNADGIAQFLDRDTRPDFASTIVIPTLQNFLNDPSDIDTVLADLQAGKERLFVDQG